A stretch of Bradyrhizobium sp. CCBAU 53338 DNA encodes these proteins:
- the ileS gene encoding isoleucine--tRNA ligase, with the protein MSEKPQKSDKDYSKTLFLPQTEFPMRAGLPQREPEILKRWYEIGLYEKLREAARGRDKFVLHDGPPYANGNIHIGTALNKILKDLVTKSQQMLGFDSNYVPGWDCHGLPIEWKVEEENYRKKGKQKPDFRDSAAMIDFRRECRAYATHWLNVQREEFKRLGVIGDWAHPYATMNYPAEAQIARELMKFAANGTLYRGSKPVMWSVVEKTALAEAEVEYEDYTSDMVWVKFPVTSPAHGALASASVVIWTTTPWTLPGNRAISFSPKIAYGLYKVTDAPADNWAKTGDLLILADALAAEVFKQARVTAYEKVRDIPGDTMDAIECAHPLKGLAGGYEFTVPLLSGDHVTDDTGTGFVHTAPSHGREDFDVWMANTRELDSRSINSAIPYTVDENGAYTDQAPGFTGKRVINDKGEKGDANEAVIKALIEGGKLLARGRLKHQYPHSWRSKKPVIFRNTPQWFIAMDKDIANDGKTKSGDTLRARALHAISVTQWVPPSGENRINGMIEARPDWVISRQRAWGVPIAVFVREKGDGSAEILQDEAVNTRIGDAFEKEGADAWYATGARERFLGSRTNEDWQKVDDILDVWFDSGSTHAFVLEDPVQFPGLAGIKRKVDGGTDTVMYLEGSDQHRGWFHSSLLESCGTRGRAPYDVVLTHGFTQAEDGRKMSKSLGNTIEPQAVIKESGADILRLWVASCDYTDDQRIGPEILKNTVETYRKLRNTVRWMLGTLHHYKPAEAVAPAEMPELERLMLHELALRAELVRKAYETFDFKSVVATLSAFMNSELSAFYFDIRKDTLYCDPPSSPARKAALTTIDLLCNAILKWLAPVLSFTAEEAWRMYRPDAEPSVHLTLFMEDLEKLRDDRLAAKWETIRDVRRVVTGALELERAAKNIGSSLEASPVIYVADRDMLATLFDTDLAEVCITSNYEVREGEAPASAFRLDAVPGVAVVVEKAVGTKCARSWKISPTVGEDTEYPDVTPRDAKALREWRALGVSV; encoded by the coding sequence ATGTCCGAAAAGCCGCAAAAGTCCGACAAAGACTATTCGAAGACCCTGTTCCTGCCGCAGACCGAATTCCCGATGCGCGCCGGCCTGCCGCAGCGCGAGCCGGAGATCCTCAAGCGCTGGTACGAGATCGGCCTCTACGAGAAACTGCGGGAGGCGGCCCGCGGCCGCGACAAGTTTGTGCTGCATGACGGCCCGCCCTACGCCAACGGCAACATCCATATCGGCACGGCGCTGAACAAGATCCTCAAGGATCTCGTCACCAAGAGCCAGCAGATGCTCGGCTTCGATTCCAACTACGTGCCCGGCTGGGACTGCCACGGGCTGCCGATCGAATGGAAGGTCGAGGAGGAAAACTATCGCAAGAAGGGCAAGCAGAAGCCCGACTTCCGCGACAGCGCCGCGATGATCGATTTCCGCAGGGAGTGCCGCGCCTACGCCACGCACTGGCTCAACGTGCAGCGCGAGGAGTTCAAGCGCCTCGGCGTGATCGGCGACTGGGCTCATCCCTACGCCACCATGAATTATCCGGCCGAAGCCCAGATCGCGCGCGAGCTGATGAAGTTTGCGGCCAACGGCACGCTCTATCGCGGCTCGAAGCCCGTGATGTGGAGCGTGGTCGAGAAAACCGCGCTCGCCGAGGCCGAGGTCGAGTACGAGGACTACACATCCGACATGGTCTGGGTGAAATTCCCGGTGACCTCGCCTGCGCACGGCGCGCTCGCTTCCGCAAGCGTCGTGATCTGGACCACCACGCCCTGGACGCTGCCCGGCAACCGCGCCATCTCGTTCTCGCCGAAGATCGCCTATGGCCTCTACAAGGTGACTGACGCGCCCGCGGACAATTGGGCCAAGACCGGCGATCTTCTGATCCTGGCCGACGCGCTCGCCGCAGAAGTCTTCAAGCAGGCGCGCGTGACCGCTTACGAGAAGGTCCGCGACATTCCTGGCGACACCATGGACGCGATCGAGTGCGCTCATCCGCTCAAAGGGCTCGCCGGCGGCTACGAATTCACCGTGCCGCTCTTGTCCGGCGACCACGTCACCGACGACACCGGCACCGGCTTCGTGCACACCGCACCGAGCCATGGCCGTGAGGACTTCGACGTCTGGATGGCGAACACGCGGGAGCTCGATTCCCGCAGCATCAACAGCGCGATTCCCTACACCGTCGACGAGAATGGCGCCTATACCGACCAGGCGCCGGGCTTCACTGGCAAGCGCGTCATCAACGACAAGGGCGAGAAGGGCGACGCCAACGAGGCCGTGATCAAGGCGCTGATCGAGGGCGGCAAGCTGCTGGCGCGCGGCCGCCTCAAGCACCAATATCCGCATTCCTGGCGCTCGAAGAAGCCGGTGATCTTCCGCAACACGCCGCAATGGTTCATCGCGATGGACAAGGACATTGCGAACGACGGCAAGACCAAGTCCGGCGACACGCTGCGCGCCCGCGCGCTGCACGCGATCTCGGTGACGCAATGGGTGCCGCCATCAGGCGAGAACCGCATCAACGGCATGATCGAGGCCCGCCCCGACTGGGTGATCTCGCGCCAGCGCGCCTGGGGCGTGCCGATCGCCGTGTTCGTGCGCGAGAAGGGCGACGGCTCGGCCGAGATCCTACAGGACGAGGCGGTCAACACCCGCATCGGCGATGCCTTCGAAAAGGAGGGCGCCGACGCCTGGTACGCGACGGGCGCGCGCGAGCGCTTCCTCGGATCGCGTACGAACGAAGATTGGCAGAAGGTCGACGACATTCTCGACGTCTGGTTCGATTCCGGCTCGACCCACGCATTCGTGCTCGAAGACCCCGTGCAATTCCCCGGTCTCGCCGGCATCAAGCGCAAGGTCGACGGCGGCACCGACACCGTGATGTATCTGGAAGGCTCGGACCAGCATCGCGGCTGGTTCCATTCCTCGCTGCTGGAGAGCTGCGGCACGCGCGGCCGCGCGCCCTACGATGTCGTGCTGACGCATGGCTTCACCCAGGCCGAGGACGGCCGCAAGATGTCGAAGTCGCTCGGCAACACCATCGAGCCGCAGGCCGTGATCAAGGAATCCGGCGCCGACATCCTGAGGCTCTGGGTCGCGTCCTGCGACTACACCGACGACCAGCGCATCGGGCCCGAGATCCTGAAGAACACGGTCGAGACCTATCGCAAGCTGCGCAACACCGTGCGCTGGATGCTCGGCACACTGCATCATTACAAGCCGGCTGAGGCGGTCGCGCCGGCCGAGATGCCCGAGCTCGAGCGGCTGATGCTGCACGAGCTCGCGCTCCGCGCCGAGCTGGTCCGCAAGGCCTATGAGACGTTCGACTTCAAGAGCGTGGTGGCAACGCTGTCCGCCTTCATGAACAGCGAACTCTCGGCGTTCTACTTTGACATCCGCAAGGACACGCTCTATTGCGATCCGCCGTCCTCGCCGGCGCGCAAGGCGGCGCTGACCACGATCGACCTGCTGTGCAATGCGATCCTGAAATGGCTGGCACCGGTCCTGAGCTTCACCGCGGAAGAGGCCTGGCGGATGTACCGGCCGGATGCCGAACCGTCGGTGCATCTGACGCTGTTCATGGAAGATCTCGAAAAGCTCCGCGACGACAGGCTCGCCGCGAAATGGGAGACGATCCGTGACGTTCGCCGCGTCGTCACCGGCGCGCTGGAGCTCGAACGCGCGGCCAAGAACATCGGCTCCTCGCTGGAGGCCTCGCCGGTGATCTATGTCGCCGACCGCGACATGCTGGCGACGCTGTTCGACACCGATCTCGCCGAGGTCTGCATCACCTCGAACTACGAGGTGCGCGAGGGCGAGGCGCCGGCCTCCGCATTCCGCCTCGATGCCGTACCCGGTGTCGCGGTCGTGGTGGAGAAGGCTGTCGGCACCAAATGCGCCCGCTCGTGGAAGATCTCGCCGACGGTCGGCGAAGACACCGAATACCCCGACGTCACCCCGCGCGACGCGAAAGCGCTGCGCGAATGGAGGGCGTTGGGCGTGAGCGTCTGA
- the lspA gene encoding signal peptidase II, translating to MTPLRAGILSAVVTLVADQASKLWLLNGFDLARKGVVKVTPFFDLVLAWNIGISFGWLQNDGQAAQLALMAVKVVAVIALAIWMARSQTRLATVALGLIIGGAIGNGIDRLVYGAVVDFALFHVEIGGNTYNWYVFNLADAGIVAGVAALLYDSFLGVPAAKAP from the coding sequence ATGACCCCGCTCCGCGCCGGTATCCTTTCGGCCGTCGTCACGCTCGTGGCTGACCAAGCCTCCAAGTTGTGGCTGCTGAACGGGTTCGACCTCGCCCGCAAGGGCGTGGTCAAGGTGACGCCGTTCTTCGACCTGGTGCTGGCCTGGAATATCGGGATCAGCTTCGGCTGGCTCCAGAACGACGGCCAGGCCGCGCAGCTCGCGCTGATGGCGGTGAAGGTCGTCGCGGTGATCGCGCTCGCGATCTGGATGGCGAGGTCGCAGACCCGGCTCGCCACCGTGGCGCTGGGGCTGATCATCGGCGGCGCCATCGGCAACGGCATCGACCGCCTGGTCTATGGCGCGGTGGTCGATTTCGCGCTATTCCACGTCGAAATCGGCGGAAATACCTATAATTGGTACGTCTTTAATCTGGCGGATGCGGGCATCGTTGCTGGGGTGGCGGCCCTATTGTATGATTCCTTCCTGGGGGTACCCGCCGCAAAAGCGCCCTGA
- a CDS encoding pitrilysin family protein, translating to MSSHRSIAFLFAALLSTSALDVGSAFAQTTVTSAPPASFTLSNGLQVVVIPDHRTPVVTEMIWYKVGSADETPGKSGLAHFLEHLMFKGTSKHPVGEFSQTVLRVGGNENASTSVDYTNYYQRVPKEQLPTMMEFEADRMTGLVLKDENVLPERDVVLEEYNMRVANNPDARLNEQIMAALYLNHPYGRPVIGWHQEIEKLDREDALAFYRRFYAPNNAILVIAGDVEAADVRPLVERNFGPIPAQPAIPARRVRPQEPAPAAPRTVTLADPRVEQPSVRRYYLVPSATTAAAGESAALDVLAQLMGSGSNSYLYRALVVDKPLAVSASASYSSISLDPTQFAISASPKSGVGFAEVEQVIDGVIADIAQNPIRAEDLERVKTQLIAEAIYAQDNQAVLARWYGGALSTGLSIEDIRSWPDRIRAVTAEQVRAAAQRWLEKKRSVTGYLIKDTTTAAKREEKRS from the coding sequence ATGTCCTCACACCGATCGATTGCCTTTCTCTTCGCCGCGCTGCTCTCGACATCCGCCCTCGACGTCGGCAGCGCATTCGCCCAGACGACGGTCACTTCCGCACCGCCCGCCAGCTTCACGCTCAGCAACGGCCTTCAGGTCGTGGTGATCCCGGACCACCGAACGCCCGTGGTCACGGAGATGATCTGGTACAAGGTCGGGTCGGCCGACGAGACGCCGGGCAAATCGGGACTTGCGCACTTCCTCGAACATCTGATGTTCAAGGGTACCTCGAAGCATCCTGTCGGCGAATTCTCCCAGACCGTGCTCCGCGTCGGCGGCAACGAGAACGCCTCGACCTCGGTCGACTACACCAACTACTACCAGCGGGTGCCGAAAGAGCAGCTCCCGACCATGATGGAGTTCGAGGCCGATCGCATGACCGGCCTGGTCCTCAAGGACGAGAACGTGCTGCCAGAGCGTGACGTCGTGCTCGAAGAGTACAACATGCGCGTCGCCAACAATCCGGACGCTCGGCTCAACGAGCAGATCATGGCCGCGCTCTACCTCAACCATCCCTATGGCCGGCCTGTGATCGGTTGGCACCAGGAGATCGAGAAGCTCGATCGCGAGGATGCGCTCGCCTTCTACCGCCGCTTCTACGCCCCGAACAACGCGATCCTGGTGATCGCCGGCGACGTCGAGGCCGCCGACGTGCGCCCTCTGGTCGAACGCAATTTCGGCCCGATCCCGGCCCAGCCGGCGATCCCCGCGCGCCGCGTTCGTCCGCAGGAGCCGGCCCCGGCGGCGCCGCGCACGGTGACGTTGGCTGACCCGCGCGTCGAGCAGCCGAGCGTTCGCCGCTATTACCTCGTGCCATCGGCGACGACGGCCGCGGCTGGCGAGAGCGCCGCGCTCGACGTGCTTGCGCAATTGATGGGCAGCGGCAGCAACTCCTATCTCTACCGCGCACTCGTGGTCGACAAGCCGCTCGCGGTCTCCGCCAGCGCCAGCTATTCCAGCATCTCGCTCGACCCGACCCAATTCGCGATCTCGGCCTCGCCGAAGTCGGGCGTCGGCTTCGCAGAGGTCGAGCAGGTCATCGACGGCGTCATTGCCGACATCGCGCAGAACCCGATCCGCGCCGAGGATCTCGAGCGGGTCAAGACCCAGCTGATTGCGGAAGCGATCTACGCCCAGGACAATCAGGCCGTGCTGGCACGCTGGTATGGCGGTGCACTGAGCACGGGTCTGTCGATCGAGGATATACGAAGCTGGCCCGACCGCATCCGCGCCGTCACAGCCGAGCAGGTTCGCGCCGCCGCGCAGAGATGGCTCGAGAAGAAGCGCTCGGTGACCGGCTATCTGATCAAGGACACCACCACCGCCGCCAAGCGCGAGGAGAAGCGTTCGTGA
- a CDS encoding pitrilysin family protein has translation MTHPFLRARHFALSLATGAAIAFASVSPSQAAAKIQRLVSPGGIEAWFVQDATVPLIAMEYSFAGGSAQDPKGKPGVANLVSDLLDEGSGDLDSKTFHERLDRRAIELSFSATRDTFRGSLRMLRDNKDEAFDLLRSALTSPHFDTVDVERIRSQVISGLRRESTNPTSLASRKFLEMTFGDHPYGRQTNGSLESVPTITIADMKDYVGRILAKDTLKVAVVGDVDPATLGKLLDHTFGSLPAKATLVPVPDVEAAKPPQRAFVPLDVPQTVITFGGPGVMRNDPNFMAAYVVNHILGGGGLSSRLYHEVREKRGLAYSVFESLLWMEHSGIFIGNTGTRADRAGDTMDAIEKEVRRMADEGPTQKELDEAKSYLKGSQMLALDTSSKLAQALLQYQQDKLPIDYIEKRNAIVDAVTLDDAKAAAKRLWGQGLLTVIVGRAPQAAAQPVAAPPTKSN, from the coding sequence GTGACCCATCCTTTCCTTCGCGCACGCCATTTCGCACTGTCCCTCGCCACCGGTGCGGCCATCGCATTTGCCTCGGTCTCGCCGTCGCAGGCGGCGGCAAAAATCCAGCGACTGGTCTCGCCCGGCGGCATCGAGGCCTGGTTCGTCCAAGACGCGACCGTGCCGCTGATCGCCATGGAATATTCCTTTGCCGGCGGCTCGGCGCAGGACCCCAAGGGCAAACCGGGCGTCGCCAATCTGGTCAGCGACCTCCTCGACGAGGGCTCGGGCGACCTCGATTCGAAGACATTCCACGAGCGGCTCGACCGCCGTGCCATCGAGCTCTCCTTCAGCGCCACCCGCGACACCTTTCGCGGCAGCCTGCGCATGCTGCGCGACAACAAGGACGAGGCCTTCGACCTGCTGCGCTCCGCACTGACCTCGCCGCATTTCGACACGGTCGACGTCGAACGCATCCGTTCGCAGGTCATCTCGGGCCTGCGCCGCGAAAGCACGAATCCGACGTCGCTCGCGAGCCGTAAATTCCTGGAGATGACTTTCGGCGATCATCCCTACGGACGGCAGACCAACGGCTCGCTGGAGAGCGTGCCGACCATCACGATCGCCGATATGAAGGACTATGTCGGCCGCATCCTCGCCAAGGACACGCTGAAGGTCGCAGTCGTCGGCGACGTCGACCCGGCGACCCTGGGCAAGCTGCTCGATCACACCTTTGGCAGCTTGCCTGCCAAAGCCACCCTGGTGCCGGTCCCCGACGTCGAGGCAGCCAAGCCGCCGCAGCGCGCCTTCGTGCCGCTCGACGTGCCGCAAACCGTGATCACCTTCGGCGGTCCCGGCGTGATGCGCAACGATCCCAACTTCATGGCGGCTTATGTCGTCAACCACATCCTCGGCGGCGGCGGCCTGTCCTCGCGGCTTTATCACGAAGTCCGCGAGAAGCGCGGGCTGGCTTATTCGGTGTTCGAATCGTTGCTCTGGATGGAGCATTCGGGGATCTTCATCGGCAACACCGGCACCCGTGCCGACCGTGCCGGCGACACCATGGATGCCATCGAGAAGGAAGTGCGCCGCATGGCCGACGAGGGCCCGACCCAGAAGGAGCTCGACGAAGCCAAGTCCTATCTCAAAGGCTCGCAGATGCTGGCGCTCGACACCTCCTCGAAGCTCGCACAGGCGCTGCTGCAATACCAACAGGACAAGCTGCCGATCGACTATATCGAGAAGCGCAACGCCATCGTCGACGCGGTGACGCTGGACGACGCGAAAGCCGCGGCCAAGCGGCTGTGGGGCCAGGGCCTCCTGACCGTCATCGTCGGCCGCGCCCCGCAGGCTGCCGCGCAGCCAGTTGCGGCACCGCCGACCAAGTCGAACTGA
- the arfB gene encoding alternative ribosome rescue aminoacyl-tRNA hydrolase ArfB has protein sequence MLRISRDLVIDEDDIEIGFVRASGPGGQNVNKVSTSAQLRFDTRKLIIPEDAAIRLARIAGQRMTKDGVIVIHAQRFRTQERNRQDAIDRLVEILTEAMIRPTPRRATRPTFASKQRRLDGKKRRSDVKAGRGGRFDD, from the coding sequence ATGCTGCGGATATCCCGCGATCTCGTCATCGACGAGGACGACATCGAGATCGGCTTCGTCCGCGCCTCCGGCCCGGGCGGGCAGAACGTCAACAAGGTCTCGACCTCGGCGCAATTGCGCTTCGACACGCGCAAGCTGATCATCCCGGAAGATGCGGCGATACGTCTCGCCCGCATCGCCGGCCAGCGCATGACCAAGGACGGCGTCATCGTGATCCATGCCCAGCGCTTCCGCACCCAGGAGCGCAACCGGCAGGACGCCATCGACCGGCTCGTCGAGATCCTGACTGAGGCGATGATCCGGCCGACACCGCGCCGCGCGACACGTCCGACCTTCGCTTCCAAGCAACGCCGGCTCGACGGCAAGAAGCGCCGCAGCGACGTCAAGGCCGGCCGCGGCGGTCGCTTCGACGACTGA
- the mutL gene encoding DNA mismatch repair endonuclease MutL, with protein sequence MPVRQLPEQVVNRIAAGEVVERPASVVKELVENAIDAGASRIDVFTDGGGRRRIGITDDGSGMTAKDLALAVERHATSKLDDEDLLQIRTLGFRGEALPSIGSVARLSITTRHSSEPHAWALGVEGGEKSEIMPAALAHGTRVEVNDLFYATPARLKFLKTDRTEAEAIREVVRRLAMAMPDIAFTLAGEERAPVTWAAALPGAAGRLTRLGDILGAEFRSHAFEVHAEREGVVVSGYAAAPALTKANALGQYLFVNGRPVRDKLILGAVRGAYADYLPRDRHPVLALFVTLDPREVDANVHPAKTEVRFRDAGLVRALIVHGLKEGLAREGRRTAANGGESALSSFRPAFTAPRPAGWDWRISPSAPAAPMPSFEGLATPAFAERAQAAFDVGAPSADIRFEAQPVTDLVDRPLGAARTQLHETYIVSQTRDGLIIVDQHAAHERIVYERLKASLAANGVQRQILLIPEIVEMDEATVERLLERSEELASFGLAIESFGPGAVAVRETPSLLGKTNAGGLLRDLSEHMAEWDEALPLERRLMHVAATMACHGSVRAGRRLRPEEMNALLREMEETPNSGQCNHGRPTYVELKLADVEKLFGRR encoded by the coding sequence ATGCCCGTCCGCCAATTGCCAGAGCAAGTCGTCAACCGCATCGCCGCCGGCGAGGTGGTCGAGCGGCCGGCGAGCGTGGTCAAGGAACTCGTCGAGAACGCAATCGATGCCGGCGCGAGCCGGATCGACGTCTTCACCGATGGCGGCGGGCGGCGGCGGATCGGCATCACCGATGACGGCAGTGGGATGACCGCAAAGGACCTTGCGCTCGCGGTCGAGCGCCACGCCACCTCCAAGCTCGACGACGAAGATTTGCTCCAGATCCGCACGCTCGGGTTCCGCGGTGAGGCGCTGCCCTCGATCGGCTCGGTGGCACGTCTGTCCATCACCACGCGGCATTCGAGCGAGCCGCATGCCTGGGCGCTCGGCGTCGAGGGCGGCGAGAAATCAGAGATCATGCCGGCGGCGCTCGCGCATGGCACCCGTGTCGAGGTCAACGATCTCTTCTACGCGACGCCGGCGCGGCTGAAGTTCTTGAAAACCGATCGCACTGAGGCGGAGGCGATCCGCGAGGTGGTGCGGCGGCTCGCGATGGCAATGCCTGATATCGCCTTCACGCTCGCAGGCGAGGAGCGCGCGCCGGTGACCTGGGCCGCGGCGTTGCCCGGCGCAGCGGGGCGGCTGACACGGCTCGGCGACATCCTGGGCGCGGAGTTCCGCAGCCATGCTTTCGAGGTCCATGCCGAGCGCGAGGGTGTCGTCGTCTCCGGCTATGCCGCAGCACCGGCGCTGACCAAGGCCAACGCGCTCGGGCAATATCTCTTCGTCAACGGCCGCCCGGTGCGCGACAAGCTGATCCTCGGCGCGGTGCGCGGGGCCTATGCCGACTACCTGCCGCGCGACCGCCATCCGGTGCTGGCGCTGTTCGTCACGCTCGACCCGCGCGAGGTCGACGCCAACGTGCATCCAGCCAAGACCGAGGTGCGCTTCCGCGACGCCGGCCTCGTGCGCGCGCTGATCGTGCACGGGCTGAAGGAGGGTCTCGCACGCGAGGGCCGCCGCACCGCCGCCAATGGTGGCGAGAGCGCCTTGTCATCATTCCGGCCCGCCTTCACGGCGCCGCGTCCGGCAGGCTGGGACTGGCGCATCTCGCCGTCCGCTCCGGCCGCGCCGATGCCGTCATTCGAGGGCTTGGCCACGCCCGCCTTCGCCGAGCGCGCGCAGGCTGCGTTCGATGTCGGCGCGCCGAGCGCGGACATCAGGTTCGAGGCGCAGCCGGTGACCGATCTCGTCGATCGCCCGCTCGGCGCGGCACGCACGCAGCTCCACGAGACCTATATCGTGTCGCAGACCCGCGACGGATTGATCATCGTCGACCAGCATGCCGCGCATGAGCGCATCGTCTATGAACGGCTGAAGGCCTCGCTCGCCGCGAACGGCGTGCAGCGGCAGATTCTCTTGATCCCCGAGATCGTCGAGATGGACGAGGCGACTGTGGAACGGCTGCTCGAGCGCAGCGAAGAGCTGGCCTCGTTCGGCCTTGCGATCGAATCCTTCGGCCCTGGCGCGGTCGCGGTGCGCGAGACGCCGTCGCTGCTGGGCAAGACCAACGCCGGCGGCCTGCTGCGCGATCTCTCAGAGCACATGGCCGAATGGGACGAGGCGCTGCCGCTGGAACGCCGGCTGATGCATGTCGCCGCCACCATGGCCTGCCACGGCTCGGTGCGCGCCGGCCGACGGCTGCGGCCCGAGGAGATGAATGCCCTGCTGCGCGAGATGGAGGAGACGCCGAACTCGGGCCAGTGCAATCATGGCCGGCCGACTTATGTCGAGCTGAAGCTCGCCGATGTGGAGAAGCTGTTCGGGCGGCGATGA
- the rsmD gene encoding 16S rRNA (guanine(966)-N(2))-methyltransferase RsmD → MRVVGGRLKGRNLASPSSRDIRPTADRLRESVFNILVHAYDNPIEDARVLDLFAGTGALGIEASSRGAKFTLFVDNGAEARALLRNNVEALGLGGVTKVYRRDATDLGPAHPVEPFSLVFLDPPYGKGFAEKALASLRDGGWLTPGALLVVEEAKAAQFAAPEGFEELERRAYDDTEFVFLKRNA, encoded by the coding sequence ATGCGCGTGGTCGGCGGTCGCTTGAAGGGGCGCAATCTCGCCTCACCGTCCTCGCGCGACATCCGTCCCACGGCGGATCGCCTGCGCGAGTCCGTGTTCAACATCCTCGTGCATGCCTATGACAATCCGATCGAGGACGCGCGCGTGCTCGATCTCTTCGCCGGCACCGGCGCGCTGGGCATCGAGGCGTCCTCGCGCGGCGCAAAGTTCACGCTGTTCGTGGACAACGGCGCCGAGGCGCGCGCGCTGCTCCGCAACAACGTGGAGGCGCTCGGCCTCGGCGGCGTCACAAAAGTCTATCGCCGCGACGCGACCGATCTCGGCCCCGCGCATCCGGTCGAACCGTTCTCGCTGGTGTTTCTCGATCCGCCCTATGGCAAGGGCTTTGCGGAGAAGGCGCTGGCGTCCTTGCGTGACGGCGGCTGGCTGACGCCGGGTGCGTTGCTGGTGGTGGAAGAGGCGAAAGCCGCGCAGTTCGCGGCGCCGGAAGGATTTGAGGAATTGGAGCGGCGCGCGTATGACGACACGGAGTTCGTGTTCTTGAAGCGCAACGCGTAG